DNA from Leptospira harrisiae:
CTATTTTTTTACTAGGGGCATGTCAAATCAATGTTATATGTTTGTCTGAACGGATACTCAGGAATGTTGAATGTAGTCTCACGTACTACAGTGTCTGGGTAACCGTCCTGTTTTGTTAAATCGCCTAAACAAACTGCCTTGTAATTACCGGGATTAAGGTATTTTATTTTTGCACCTTGTTTTGCTGGTGTTGCTGCAAGAGGCAAAACGTTTATAAATTCAGTTTCTTGAATTCGAAAGATGCCATAATAATGTAACAAAGAATTGCTACCACCAGTTATGGTAAGACTCGATGCAGTTTCTGGATAAATGACACGCGCCCTTGTCAAAATATTTCCGCCTGCGTCTCCTTCCCCTTTGTGGTCAAAAAAGATATCACTCACACCAACGTAGGTAACAGTTGTGGACCGACTGGTGAGATAGGAATGTAACATCAAATTTTCTTTTAGATTGATTCTTACTTCTAAGATATATGGATCAAATCCATCTCGAATTTGCATATCAGCTTGAGTGGGTAGTTGGGTATATAAAGCAGGAAACATTTTCGGAACAATACTACTCTTTGCAGCGGAAGTGGTTCCTGCCACATAGTTGTTCCTTGGGACAATGTTTAGTCCATTGACAATGGGCCTATTGTCAAAACGACCAGTCACCGGGATCCCTGCATCAAGAGCATAACCGGTCACAAGCGAACGGAAATAAATAGCCGCATAATAATACTGACGTCCGAGCCAAGGTTGGCCTGTTATTAATGCTGATTCCCAACTTTCTGTTTGGGAAGATGGATCGTTGGATGGAAATTGTGCACCAATTCCATTAAAAAAATCAGATGCTTTTAAAATCCCATTACTTTCCGTACATGTATTGTTATCAAAAGAATAAGTGACCGTACAAAATACCTGTCTGTTAGGCGCAATGTAGTCCCAGAATTTGTTTGAATCAACAGTGTCTCGAATTTGTGTGAGTTCGTTTAATCCTTTTAGGTATTTACTTGAAATTCTTACTTCTCCAATATCCAAAAAGATAGGAACATTTCCGGCTTTTGGTTGGTTAACCAAAGTCATAACTGGATCAAGACCCTCTCCTTGCGTATCTAAATACAAATCACCAGTTCCGTTATTTAGCTCGCTCCAATCAAGGGGGTTGTCAGTAGCATAAGTTCCTTTGAGAAGCAATAACATTCTATTATTAAATAAAGTTGAAATAACAGGAAGTTTTGATTTCTCACCTAAGTCTAGTTTGGTTTTACAATCAATAAAAACAACAAAGCTAAGGAATATAATTATAAATTGTAGGGATAATGATTTCACTAAAATAAAACTCCTACAGTTAGACCGAAATAGAAGAAATCCACGTTTTGCAGAGTGTAATTGGCTGGATTTTGCAAACGAGGGTCATCATAAGGACTGGCGAGTGGGTATCTGTATTGGTTGGGAACATCCATTTGGGTTTCAAAGATCTTATAATAATCCAATCGTACCCCAATCCGAATCCGTCGACCAGCAATAAAACTAGCTTCTAACCCGCCAAATGCGGTCGGGTTCCATCTCGCCGTATCGGCTGGCCTTGCCACTACATAGGCGGATCCACCGCCACCTTTTATAAAAAACTGAATGGGAAGTTCAATGGGAATTTTGTAGGCCAAAGCTGCATACAATGGCATGGCAGTGAGGGCTCTTTCTGATCTAGATAAAAACACTGCATAGGATCCACCGATTTCTGTATAAAAAATCCATGGCCAAGGCATCCGCGCATAAAATCCGCCACCAAGAGTTGTTTCTAACACACGAACTGTCTGTGTTCCTGGCATTGGATTGGCGGCACCCACCCATCCACCAATTTCATACCGGCGTTTGTTGTATTCTTCTAGGGTTTGTGCAGAAAGAAGACCGGAAAAAAGAGTAAGAGCGAGAATTAGGCTAAGGAAGAGCGATTTGATACAATTCATGAATTTCCGGATAATCTTCGTAATATGCACGGACGAAATAGAGTCCATCCGGCGGGAGTGTCATTCCTGCCGTCGAACGGTTCTTCTCTTCCAAAATAGAGCCGATGGATCTAGATTTCCAACGTCCCTTCCCAATGTCTAGTAAAGTTCCTACAGTAATGCGAACCATATTGTGCATAAATCCGTTGGCACGAATTCGGATTTGGATCCAATCTGGTGTCAATCGTTCCAAACGAATGTCAAAGATTTCGCGAACTGCCCGTTTGCCCGCCATCGACTTTGCTTTTGTCAGAGACCGAAAGTCTTTTTCTCCCACAAGGTTTGTGAGTTGGTTTTCTACCAAATCCCAATCAACATGGTGTTTGACCCAGAAGGCTCTACCTTCAACAAAACTACTTTCATATTTGCTGTAATAAATTTTGTAAATGTACTCTCTACCTGTACAACTGAACCTGGAGTGAAACTCTGCTGGTACCTCGATCACATTTTTGACTGAAACTGCTTTGGGTGTGAGGGCATTGATGGATACGAGTAGTTTATGAAAGTTGGGAATGGGGAATTCTGTTTTAAAATTACACACCATACCAAGTCCATGAACCCCAGTGTCAGTTCTTCCTGCGACTGACAATCGTGATGCGGGATTTTTGTTTAAAATAATAGAAAGAGCCGATTCGATGGCTGATTGGACTGTCGGTAAATTTTTTTGTTTCTGCCAGCCGTAAAAGTGAGTACCGTCGTATTCGACGAGGAGAGCGTAATTGGGCAAACCCTTACTTCTCGCCGCCCATTGCTTCTAAAATTGCATTGTATTCGTCATACAACTCTCGAGTCATTTCCACAATGGGACCTGGTTTTCCTTTGGAAGCTTTTCCTGAACCGTAGAGCCTTGCAAGTGTTCGTTTGGCTCTTGATAAAAGTAAAACTTGGTCCTCTGGTTTTGGAGCCATCTGGTCTTTGAATTTTTTTGTTAAAAATGCATTGAGATAGATAACACCATCAAATCCCCAGTTGTTATCTGTATCAGGACCGAGCATCCCTGCAGCTTGGTCTACAGGTTCGTTTCCATTTTGCATGAGTTCCAAAGTGTATCCGTAGATCACCGCTGCTTTTTGGTAGAGTAAATCTCTGATTTTATCATAACCAATGTGAGGAAACTCATCATGAAGGTCTGAAAAAAACCAAGCTGCACGAATGGCACAAACTGCTTTTTTGGGAGTAGGTGCCACACTGGCACCACGGAGTTGGTAACAATCCATCCCCAGTAAATAAGAGGCAGCACCTAACACAATTTGGCGATCCCCAGTAAAATCCAAGGGGCCTAGAATTTTTTCAATATAACTTCTTCGTGAATCGGTGGCCATACGAATGGCTTCATTGTCAGCGGGGTTTAGAGAATTCCAGTCTTTCGGAAAGGAAGAATACAAACAACGAGGGCAGACCGTCATGACATAATCCAGGGGACTCACACGACCAAATTTCTTATTTTTTTCGTATAAACGACGTAAATCTTGGGCCAGCTTCCCGGCGATGAGTCGGCCACCACCCTGAAACATTTGTTCCTTTTGGTGATTTTCATCACAAATTGGGCAGACTGTGGACTCTTTGGCGCGAAAAGATACTTTTTTGGACTGGGCAGCGGCTAGGGACATAGGAAAAATCTAGGAAAAGGCTCAATTTTAAAATACAATCTGTCAATCCAATATCAGAAATCTCCGATAATACTCACAGGGGCCACCCCGAAATTACTTGTAAGATTCTTTCAAGGAAGGAAAGTACGGAAACGGAATGAACGGCAGCGCAATGAAACAATCCCTTCTTATTCTCATGACGAGTCTTTTGATGCAGGCACCCATGTTTGCAGAATCAGTCTCTAGTAAATCATACCACAAACGCATTGAACTTCTGACTTACCTACGTGAGTTGGAGCCAATTGTAAAAAATTTCCGTGGAGAAGATCCAGAAGGAAAACCGACGGAACTCAATGCTCCTGAAGGGAAAGAAGGCTTCCGTATGAAAAAATACAATGAAGCCAAACGAATTTACCAAGAAGGTTTACAATACCATTTCGAAGGAAATTTTCCTTCGGCTTACCAACGTTTTCTCGAATGCCAATTGGGAATCGAAAAAATGACGGAAGAACTTTCTCAACTCTACATCCTCCGAGCGGAAGAGATGATGAAAACTGCCATGGAAAGAAAAAATCCAAACAATCCTATGGATAAGGCCCTTCTTGATATTTCCATTGAATATGGAAAAGGTTCTTATTTCCGCCAGGACGTGATGGACATTCCACGAGAAGCTCCGTATTCACGTCGTATGTATGATCCAAAAGAAGCTCACTACAGTTATAATAAATATGACATTGAGAAAAACTTGGAATTAGGATACAAACACTTAGGTCTTGCGAAAGAAGCCAGAGCCAATGCGTTAAAAGTAGAAAAGAATTTGGAGAAACACCAAAAACTCCAACCTTCTCACAGAAAGTATCGTATTGATTTGTATTTTGGAGCAATCAACCTCGCTCGTGATTCCAAAGCCAATGCAATTAACATCTATAAGTTGAAATATCCATACGACAACTATTACCTGAACAATGCGCAAGCTAAATCAGAATCTTCAAAAGATGAAAATGGTGCAGTAGTAGAAGGTCAACCAGTAAAGGTCGATGGTGTTACTTACGATTTTTCCAAAAATCCGTATGTAAAATTTGACCATAGAATTCAAGCTATGTTTGATGTTCGTGTGCCAGAAGAATATCGAGTGGACCATGCTGATGTAAGAGGTCGCGTATATGATTTGGACTCAAACAACATGGTTTTCATGAAGTATGACCAAGAACGTAAAAAAGCATTGAATGTTCCGGCAAAACCTGCTGCGGGAGCCACTCCGCAACAATAAGAAACGTTAACTAACACCGTTTCCACACTCTTAAGCCCAAGAATTTTCTTGGGCTTTTTTATTTCCATAGAATGGCCTCTTTTGTCTAATTGTTGCTATGGCGAAAATACCGGTCGTTGACGATCTCATAAAAAAAAATTTGCACGGACTCAGTGTCCACTACGGGCGTTTGGTGATGAAAGTTTACTTAAGAATCACCCTTCTTGTTTTTGGAAAAGCAAGCCCCTATCTGATCAGAGGAATTTATCGTTCACTTACTGGTAATAAAGAAGCACGAATCAAAGAGTTTTTAGAAGGTACAAAAATTTGGGCAGAAGATGTCCTAAAGATAACCAAAACAAAACTCATAGTTTTTAATGAAATCGATGTTCCTCAAAAAGGACATATGATATTTTTAAATCATGTCAACGAGATGGATTTCCCTTATGATTGTTATGTGATTCGAAAACCATTTTTGGCAAATCAGGTAATTAAAAAAGCTTGGTTTGCCTATTGGTGGATGGTGGCTATGGGTTCACAAGTTTTTGATAATTCAAAAGCCATGTCTGTTGCAATTTCTGTAAAAAACCTAATCGAGGGTTTAAAAACAACTTCTTATATTGTGTATCCAGAAGGGAAAAATACGTATTCCGAAGAAATTTTGCCTTTAAAAAAAGGAATGGTGAAAATTGCTTTTGATCAAAAAATTCCTGTGTTTGTTGCGTTAAAATCAGGAGTCACAACCTACCAAGACTACCAAAAAGGAAATGTGGTCGGCTATTTGGGGTTAGGTTCTCATGACCCAACGGATTTTTCTTCTTGGGAAGAATTCCAAACATATTTATATAATTTAATGCATGTCAAAAAACAAGAGTTAGATGCCATGACCGAAGCCGAAAGGACCAAACTCAGTTAGATTCTTTTTTGTATCTGGATTTCTCCTAATTTTTGTTGACCAAGTCCACGGACAAATGAATTGACAGGTTAAAATTTTAATCTATAATTTATTTCTTAAAAAATTGGGAGAGAATATGAATAAAATTGTTGGTTCGTTAATAGTAGTTTTGTTTTCTTCAAGTCTTTGGGCCGGGGAAGTTGGCTCTGATTGTACTTTTAAAGGAAAAAAATTGGCAGGCAAGGTGCAGTTTGTGACCAGTTTCCCAGATTTCAAAGTGCAAATAGTGGATAGTTTTCCTGACTTAAAAGTCCAAAAGGTAAGTAGTTTTCCTTCCGACTGCGGTAAGTGGCAAGAGGTCACTTCCTTTCCCGATTTTAAAGTTCAGATTGTCACAAGTTTTCCCGATATCAAAGTGAAGTATGTGGATTCATTTCCTGGTGTACCGTAAAGAACCTTCTAAAGGATAAACTGAATTTCGATTCATTAATTCTAAAGATAAATTAAAGAACGCCCGTGCCTTGATGGTTTGATGAAAACAGTTTTTACGATCAGGGTTACAGGCAGGATCTTCCTTATATGGCGGGTTCATTTGAAAAATAAATTGAGTGTCACCGTCTACACTTTGATAGAGAATTTTTTCTTCATCGATCCAACCGCAGGCGCTTCCATAAGCAAAATAAGTGCTACCAGATTTTACGTTTGGTGCAAACATATCCTTTCCAAATCCAGCAAAGTATGTTTCTTTACCAACCACTCCCAAAATTGTAGGTAGAACATCCAATTGAGAAGAAATTCTTTCATCTAACTTGGGTTTAATGTATTTAGGTGAAAACAATAAAAACGGAACCATTCTATCTTCGTAATAAGATAAATACCTATGATGAGTATGGTCACCTACAAATGCAAAAAGAGTGTCTTCGTAGTATTTTCGTTTTTGAACTTCTTTCATAAACGTTTCTAATGCAGCATCAGAATAGTGATACGTATTCAGATAATCAAAATCAGTGACCGAAGGATCATAAATTTCGTATTTTGAGTTGGGCACTTTATATGGATAATGTGTGGTCATTGTGAGAATGGTCAAAAGAAACGGTTTGTTTTCTTTTTGATAAAGATCCATTTCTTCTAAAGCTTTTGAGTAAAGATGTTCATCGTCATATCCCCAAGCACCAATTGTATACTTCCCTGATTTTCGAAAGTCTTCTTTTCCTATTAAAGTTTGAAATCCAAAATGTGGTAAGATGGTGACCAAACTATCAAATTTTAAATCATCACCTGTAATGAAACTGGTTTGGTATCCAAAACCGGAAAAGAGATTTCCAATGGCCGAAAAATGACTAAGGATTTGTGGGGTGCGAATGGCAGTAAGACCTGGTCTATCTGGAACACTGGTAAGGACTGAAAGTAAAGCATTGCTAGTTCTTCCGCCATTGGCATAAAATTTTCGAAAACTATGCCCTTTTTTCGCCAAACTATTGTAAAATGGAGTTACTTCTTTTCCCAACCATATTCCATCGGAAATTGGCCAAACATATTTTCCAGTCCAAGATTCTTGGATGACTAACACAACATTGATAGATTTTCTTCCGGGGATTCCTTGAATCTTTCGAACCAAGGGAAACTCAGGATCATTGATAAAACTAGCACCTTCGTAGGAAATTTCTGCCTTCACGGCTGCCAACATATCTTCATCTGACATCTTTAAATGTTTGGGGATGGATTGGCTTTTGAAGTCATTGATAGTTGTATAAATTCCGTTTAACGCAAGTTGATT
Protein-coding regions in this window:
- a CDS encoding LIC11270 family surface protein; amino-acid sequence: MKSLSLQFIIIFLSFVVFIDCKTKLDLGEKSKLPVISTLFNNRMLLLLKGTYATDNPLDWSELNNGTGDLYLDTQGEGLDPVMTLVNQPKAGNVPIFLDIGEVRISSKYLKGLNELTQIRDTVDSNKFWDYIAPNRQVFCTVTYSFDNNTCTESNGILKASDFFNGIGAQFPSNDPSSQTESWESALITGQPWLGRQYYYAAIYFRSLVTGYALDAGIPVTGRFDNRPIVNGLNIVPRNNYVAGTTSAAKSSIVPKMFPALYTQLPTQADMQIRDGFDPYILEVRINLKENLMLHSYLTSRSTTVTYVGVSDIFFDHKGEGDAGGNILTRARVIYPETASSLTITGGSNSLLHYYGIFRIQETEFINVLPLAATPAKQGAKIKYLNPGNYKAVCLGDLTKQDGYPDTVVRETTFNIPEYPFRQTYNIDLTCP
- the truA gene encoding tRNA pseudouridine(38-40) synthase TruA codes for the protein MPNYALLVEYDGTHFYGWQKQKNLPTVQSAIESALSIILNKNPASRLSVAGRTDTGVHGLGMVCNFKTEFPIPNFHKLLVSINALTPKAVSVKNVIEVPAEFHSRFSCTGREYIYKIYYSKYESSFVEGRAFWVKHHVDWDLVENQLTNLVGEKDFRSLTKAKSMAGKRAVREIFDIRLERLTPDWIQIRIRANGFMHNMVRITVGTLLDIGKGRWKSRSIGSILEEKNRSTAGMTLPPDGLYFVRAYYEDYPEIHELYQIALP
- a CDS encoding DUF2225 domain-containing protein — translated: MSLAAAQSKKVSFRAKESTVCPICDENHQKEQMFQGGGRLIAGKLAQDLRRLYEKNKKFGRVSPLDYVMTVCPRCLYSSFPKDWNSLNPADNEAIRMATDSRRSYIEKILGPLDFTGDRQIVLGAASYLLGMDCYQLRGASVAPTPKKAVCAIRAAWFFSDLHDEFPHIGYDKIRDLLYQKAAVIYGYTLELMQNGNEPVDQAAGMLGPDTDNNWGFDGVIYLNAFLTKKFKDQMAPKPEDQVLLLSRAKRTLARLYGSGKASKGKPGPIVEMTRELYDEYNAILEAMGGEK
- a CDS encoding LIC11274 family protein; this encodes MNGSAMKQSLLILMTSLLMQAPMFAESVSSKSYHKRIELLTYLRELEPIVKNFRGEDPEGKPTELNAPEGKEGFRMKKYNEAKRIYQEGLQYHFEGNFPSAYQRFLECQLGIEKMTEELSQLYILRAEEMMKTAMERKNPNNPMDKALLDISIEYGKGSYFRQDVMDIPREAPYSRRMYDPKEAHYSYNKYDIEKNLELGYKHLGLAKEARANALKVEKNLEKHQKLQPSHRKYRIDLYFGAINLARDSKANAINIYKLKYPYDNYYLNNAQAKSESSKDENGAVVEGQPVKVDGVTYDFSKNPYVKFDHRIQAMFDVRVPEEYRVDHADVRGRVYDLDSNNMVFMKYDQERKKALNVPAKPAAGATPQQ
- a CDS encoding lysophospholipid acyltransferase family protein, with product MKVYLRITLLVFGKASPYLIRGIYRSLTGNKEARIKEFLEGTKIWAEDVLKITKTKLIVFNEIDVPQKGHMIFLNHVNEMDFPYDCYVIRKPFLANQVIKKAWFAYWWMVAMGSQVFDNSKAMSVAISVKNLIEGLKTTSYIVYPEGKNTYSEEILPLKKGMVKIAFDQKIPVFVALKSGVTTYQDYQKGNVVGYLGLGSHDPTDFSSWEEFQTYLYNLMHVKKQELDAMTEAERTKLS
- a CDS encoding LTA synthase family protein translates to MVKLLPSLRFSDRIFLTYFTFGFLTLFLHRILFFIVYSYRLDEFPYLVLLKAFLIGFRFDWVTISILLVVFYILSLWDNAAKFKPYRQFWIITPLVLYPFCLVHLFADLLYFENANKHIGYEAIVFLGDLDVLVSSAMKEAPFKILAFFISIGLYILGIRYWFSKLKITDKRNDKESFRSKSFKAILWILFFFIGLRGGPQESPLRASEAIISDDSFINQLALNGIYTTINDFKSQSIPKHLKMSDEDMLAAVKAEISYEGASFINDPEFPLVRKIQGIPGRKSINVVLVIQESWTGKYVWPISDGIWLGKEVTPFYNSLAKKGHSFRKFYANGGRTSNALLSVLTSVPDRPGLTAIRTPQILSHFSAIGNLFSGFGYQTSFITGDDLKFDSLVTILPHFGFQTLIGKEDFRKSGKYTIGAWGYDDEHLYSKALEEMDLYQKENKPFLLTILTMTTHYPYKVPNSKYEIYDPSVTDFDYLNTYHYSDAALETFMKEVQKRKYYEDTLFAFVGDHTHHRYLSYYEDRMVPFLLFSPKYIKPKLDERISSQLDVLPTILGVVGKETYFAGFGKDMFAPNVKSGSTYFAYGSACGWIDEEKILYQSVDGDTQFIFQMNPPYKEDPACNPDRKNCFHQTIKARAFFNLSLELMNRNSVYPLEGSLRYTRK